The sequence below is a genomic window from Bacillus alveayuensis.
TAAAATAAACATCCTCTTCAAGCCATTCTGACAGCAAAAAAGCTAATTTTTTAAAGGGTATAGAAGAAGTCTATTGCCTTCTTCTTGAAGATTATTATAACAGCCCACTTTCTGTAAACACTTTCCTTAAGGCTTCATTCACAATTCGACTTTTTGTCCCTCGACCACCTTTTTTGGCTAACTGATCAATTACTTTAGCTAAATCTTTTTCAATATAGATTCCTCTCATGACATACTTATCTTCATGACTATCATTATCTCCAATAACACTTTGTACAAAATTATTTTTATTAATATTATTGTTAATATTATTAATATAGCTTACGTCATTATTACTATCGTTTCTTGCAACATTGTTAAAAGAAGTAGCTAAGTTTTTATTTTTTCGAGCCAAATTGAACACCCTTTCTTTCTTCGATTTCTTGTAATAAATCATAGTAACTTCGAACAATTTTATTTGACTTATCAGATGATAACGTGGCAGGTAATCCTTCATAAGCAACCGAACTGGCAAACCGTACGCTGCGTGGAATTACCGTTTCAAACATTTGAATTCCATTCTCATAACAGTATTTTCTGCACTCTTGCAGTACCTGTGAATGTAAAGTCGTACGTGTATCTACTAACGTTGCTACAATTCCTAATACTGAGAGTTTCTTGTTATACTGCTCACGAAAATTATGAATGGATTGAAGAATTTTTACCAAGGATCGCATACTATAACTTTCTGGTTGGAATGGAATTATGACTTCATCAGCAAAACTTAACACATTACCGGTAATTAACCCTAGATTAGGTGGACTATCAATTAATATAAAATCATAATCATTCTTTAAATGTGAGACAGCATTTTTTAATAATAAAAATGGTTCTGGATATTTTTCGCGTTGTGTCAGAACATCAAAATCTAAAAAAGCCATATCGTCATTACTACCCAATAAATCAATTTTCCCTCCCGTTATGTCCTGGTAAACATTCGAAATTGCCATTTCAGCTGCTAATCCATCCACTAATACATCATATGTAGTGTATTCAAATGAATCTGGGTTTTTTCCAAAAGATAATGCCGCATTTCCTTGATTATCTGT
It includes:
- a CDS encoding hypothetical protein (product_source=Hypo-rule applied; cath_funfam=1.10.1220.10; superfamily=47598), which gives rise to MARKNKNLATSFNNVARNDSNNDVSYINNINNNINKNNFVQSVIGDNDSHEDKYVMRGIYIEKDLAKVIDQLAKKGGRGTKSRIVNEALRKVFTESGLL
- a CDS encoding chromosome partitioning protein (product_source=KO:K03496; cath_funfam=3.40.50.300; cog=COG1192; ko=KO:K03496; pfam=PF13614; superfamily=52540); amino-acid sequence: MKRNGKGTTNLLCWLCRLSLKTSITTNLSGVLASKGQKVLIIDTDNQGNAALSFGKNPDSFEYTTYDVLVDGLAAEMAISNVYQDITGGKIDLLGSNDDMAFLDFDVLTQREKYPEPFLLLKNAVSHLKNDYDFILIDSPPNLGLITGNVLSFADEVIIPFQPESYSMRSLVKILQSIHNFREQYNKKLSVLGIVATLVDTRTTLHSQVLQECRKYCYENGIQMFETVIPRSVRFASSVAYEGLPATLSSDKSNKIVRSYYDLLQEIEERKGVQFGSKK